In Hyperolius riggenbachi isolate aHypRig1 chromosome 1, aHypRig1.pri, whole genome shotgun sequence, the genomic window gggaacacacacacacacacacacacacacacacacacacacacacacacacacacacacacacacacacacacacacacacacacacacacacacacacacacacacacacacacacacacacacacacacacacacacacacacacacacacacacacacacacacacacacacacacacacacacacacacacacacacacacacacacacgtactgttAGGTTATTAAAATAAGGGAgtgtcagggggaaaaaaatcacacacaATTATGAAGTGTTCCTATCAAATTTGTACTTATACCACCTAAgaaatatttacagtatatgtcAAGGGATATTTCAGATGTTGACATCTACAACAGAGGAGTATTTGGCAAACATTAGCATCAATAAAAGGATACAGGCTGGAAAAGTGGTGGCAAACGCTGTTCTAGTGACTGAagcatttttttgtgtgaaagtGTACAGTGTCCATCAGCAGCAACAAGCTGCTGATTTTTCCATGTAGATGAACATTTGTGCTGCTCATTGAACTAAACTTGGAAGTGGATCAATCCATATCTGCAGCTGGTTTATCTGATTTGACAATTCCATGCTGCATGCaatttgtaacaaaatgttcaggaaATTGCATCTTGTAAATCATTTCTATGCGCAAGCAGAGAAATAGTTAGTAATACAAGACACAATCTGGCAACATCCTCAATCTGCACATAAACATAATTGTATGTTTTCTGTATACTGATTCTAAAATAGTCCTTGTACCTCTCCCCTCCAGCCTCAGAACGACTACATTGAATTGCACCGTAAGCGGTATGGTTATCGCTTGGACTACCAtgaaaagaagagaaagaaggAGAGCCGTGAGGCTCATGAGCGGTCACAGAAAGCAAAGAAACTCATTGGTCTAAAGGCGAAACTTTACCATAAGCAGCGCCATGCCGAGAAGATACAGATGAAGAAAACGTAAGTGACTTGTATTCACTGCTGCTTGTGTCTGTGAAAACTTCGATGTACTTCTATGTAATTTACAAATCTGTACATCTATTCTAAAACGTAAGAGCATTAACAATACCCatatatatacttgcatataagcagaCCCACGTATAAGTCGAGGtatccacttttccctcagaaaccaggaaaaagtggttGACTCATGTTTAAACTCCCTCCTCCCTAGTATAGCCCCATCCACAGTGGCCAGATGTACCTCCAGTACAGGTCAGCCCCCTTACCCATAGCCAGATGCCctacaaggatgatacagctgtgtctcaagatgccactacatGGCATCACAGATATGAGACATGATTGCCACACAAagtatccccgatcattgcactgctggcaCTTTGCCTGcacactccacaagccaggggacacaggtagtcttgagcagcgcactttgcacatggttgcaggggatgggggcatggacacagcagggagccagctggcaagagtaggataactagtgcacaatccttacgcttctctgccagtaacaaaacctgctcatcATCTGTTCTGCTcatctgactcgcatataagccgaggggggtaacttttcagcacattttttgtgttaAAAAATTATGCTTATACGCAAGTGTATAAGGTACTCAAACCTTTGTGTGTAAATTCAGGGTTGCCTTCAACATATGACTTCCCTTACTTTCTGTGTGGTTACGGGATCTTGTGCTGGAGGAATACTTTTGTCAACTCCTTTAGGAATATGATTTGGCAGCCTTGTttgtcttgtttgtttttttttttgttttgttttttatcagtGATCTGCAAGAAATCTAGAAAAGTAGCCTTTTTTACAGCTGTGTTCTAAGTGTCagctgtcttaaagggaaccaagcaccacgtTTTTCCTGGTTTTTAATAGGTCTAGGAGCTGCCATattcccctccccttctagccgcCCTTTatttatccagaggaaggtgtaACAATAGCATCTGTGACCTCTAAACTCTTCGAACCCCTGTCCTTTTTTACCCtcaccctttgctgatgaaagctttttttttttctctgctaatgtgtgcaataaaatatcaGTCCTTACTTGCCTGAAACATCTGTGGTTGTGCAGGCTgcagaagtagggtaataaaactctctgctaaacttttaaatgtaaaattgaaatgttttttttatgaatGAGGCACACtgttggcatgcatatttaatgtgctattgagatgccctgggtgctaaagattgtgcttggttcactttaacactgtGTACTGTCTAATAAACCTAAATTTAACTGAAGAAGCATTAAACGCTTTTAATGCatgtagaagccagaatcctcctTCTAGAAAGAATAGTAATATTTGCTTGTGATCCAGGAAAATAAAATTAGTTGACTTATTTCTTTTTACACTGTGGCCAACAGACATGGATATTTATGCACCATATTGTGAAATGCTTGTAAAATTATTTTATCAATCCTGTTCAGTATTAAGATGCATGAGAAGAGAAATACCAAACAGAAGAAtgatgaaaagacaccagagggcGCTGTCCCAGCTTATCTACTGGACAGAGAGGGACAAAGCCGAGCTAAAGTTCTCTCCAATATGATCAAGCAAAAGCGAAAAGAAAAGGCTGTAAGTAAATACCTGGAGCAGCAATAAAGACAGGGAATGTAATAATCTAGCATGTTTAGAATATGTGCTTTACACCAAGTATTTCTTGTGTTCATAGGGAAAGTGGGAGGTTCCTCTGCCCAAAGTACGAGCTCAAGGAGAAACTGAAGTACTTAAAGTTATACGGACAGGAAAGAGGCAGAAGAAGGCCTGGAAGAGGATGGTGACCAAAGTCTGCTTTGTTGGAGATGGCTTCACCAGAAAACCCCCCAAATATGAAAGATTTATAAGACCCAtggtaagttgtttttttttttttgttttttttgtttgttttttttactatggTTACACTGTGGAGGAGGTGTTTATCTCATACACCACATATACGCTTTCTGCTGTAGTTCTGGTCATCATTGTTCTATCCAGAATTTATTtcaagccgggtggcatgaaaaagtacccgtttggggtgagatgagagaatggaggaccggtgcttctctgcttatggcagaggaggaggtgagccgatgacagccgggtgctcccggctaaaagagcctaggTGCACAGGGTCataactaggcctgaacgatttatcgtttttGCATCGAAATTGCGATCACGGAAACGGCGATTCCGTGATCGTCAGAGCATCGATTTTTCCGATATCCCGCGCCCTCCCGCTGTGCATTCCAACTTGCCGCTCTATGGTCAAGTAGCAGCGGCTCATTGGCTCTTGTTCCCAGCGGTGGCTCACTATCACTCCGTTCTTTCTCCCGCTGTGCGCCGCTTCCTCCTCCTACATCATTGGCTCTCTTGCCCTCCTACTCTGCCTAGCGTGTCATGAGGTGGGCGGGCGCCGCACGACAGACTCCACCTAGCGTGTCATGAGGTGGGCGGGCGCCGCACGATAGACTTCACCTGCAGGCTCTCGCTCATTTCCCTCTGCCTCCAACAGTGCTCCCAGCGCGTAATCAGCTGGGCGAGCGGCAGACTCGGCCCGCAGGGTCTCACTTGTTTTCCCTCCAGTGCACCTGTCATCAGCTCTCACGCTCACTCCAGCTGGGCATGTAACTCAAAAAAAAAGTATGGCCAGTAATCAAATCTTTAGGCTTGGAAATGGTATTATCACAGCTCCGCCTCCTTTGCACAGCAGAATTCTGATTGAGGCAAACAGCATGGTGATCTCACTGATCTGTGCAAAGCTGTTGTGTGCTGGCCTGCTGGACACTGTGCATTTGATAAAGGAGCTGAATGAGCAGACTCTGATTAATCCTAAAATGGTTTGTTTCAGGCGTGATAACTGGCCGAAGTACATGGCGTGCATTGTGAATTTAGTACGAAAGCATTATTttaagaaaatcgtgaatcgaatcgaaatcgcaatttctgacatatcgtgcgattcaatcttttcctaaaatcgttcaggcctagtcatAACTACCTATGGACATCTATTGTGCCATGGCATATCTGTTCTCGAAAAGATGAGTGCAACAATGGGGACTAGTCGTCTCAGTGCTTGGAAACTTAAAACAATGCGGTCAGTCATGGGATAAGGGTGTTACTCCCAGTATATGAAgggagcttgctgctgctgatgccccaCTACAAATCGTCTGTGAAATCTCTGTTCATGCCAGTATACACAGAAGCAGCAGATGTGCAAGCTTGGGGGCAGTCAATTATGCTCCCAATGTCACACTAGTGAggaatgtgtgcaaactacaccAAATGTCTTCATTGATATTGCAACCGTTTTACGATTTTATACTAAGTTGGGACACTCTAAAATAGCTTTCAAAGTATGACCACTCAACCAAGTGGAAGGTCCTG contains:
- the NSA2 gene encoding ribosome biogenesis protein NSA2 homolog, with amino-acid sequence MECEARRRAGSDVMIACWLGGAFLFPSSSSLGGGGWAVLVVHLSSVEAGASGRLQQAVSDGQKHTPDIMPQNDYIELHRKRYGYRLDYHEKKRKKESREAHERSQKAKKLIGLKAKLYHKQRHAEKIQMKKTIKMHEKRNTKQKNDEKTPEGAVPAYLLDREGQSRAKVLSNMIKQKRKEKAGKWEVPLPKVRAQGETEVLKVIRTGKRQKKAWKRMVTKVCFVGDGFTRKPPKYERFIRPMGLRFKKAHVTHPELKATFCLPILGVKKNPSSPLYTSLGVITKGTVIEVNVSELGLVTQGGKVIWGKYAQVTNNPENDGCINAVLLV